The Bacteroidia bacterium sequence AATTTTAAATCCTTTATTCTTAAACATAATAATTTGTTTAGAAAATATAATTAAATAAATAACCTACTATCATTATTCCAACTCCTACGATACCTATAAAAGTAAATATTAATGGGAGTTTAAGAACTTTTTTAAGTATAATCATTTCGGGCAAAGATAAAGCAATTACTGACATCATAAATGCAAGTGCAGTTCCTAATGAAGCGCCCTTTTCTATAAGTACAGATACAATAGGAATTATTCCAGCAGCGTTTGAATACAATGGAATTCCAATTAAAACAGAAAGAGGAACAGCATACCACACGTCTTTACCCATAAGTGAAGCCATGAATTCTGCTGGAACATAACCATGGGCACCAGCACCAACAACAATTCCAAGAGCAACATATAACCAGACTTTTCCAACAATTTCTTTTACTGCATCGTATCCGAATTTAATTCTATCACTAAAATTTAGTTTTTCTTCAAGATTGTTTTGTCCTATTTTTGTTTCAAAAACCCAGGGTTCAATCCATTTTTCGAGTTTAAGTTTACCTATTACCCATCCAGCAAAAATTGCAATAAATAAGCCTGTTCCGATATAAATTAAAGCTACTTTCCACCCAAACATACCATACAAAAGAACAACTGCAACTTCGTTAATCATTGGAGCAGCTATAAGAAATGAAAAAGTTACTCCCAATGGAACACCGGTTTCAACAAAACCAAGAAATAAAGGGATTGCAGAACAGGAACAGAATGGTGTAACAATGCCCAATAAAGAAGCCATTACATTTCCTGTAAATGTTTTTTTTCCTTCGAGAGCTTTTCGTGTACGCTCGGGAGTGAAAAAAGTCCTGATTATTCCTACAAAAAATATTATTAAAGTTAGTAATAACAATACTTTTGGGAATTCGAAAATAAAAAACCAAATAGTTTCTGCTAAATGGTCTCCCTTAGTCATTCCAAAAACTGAAAAAACCAACCAATCTGTAAAAGGTTGTAAATAGTGGTAGATAGTGTACCAAATAGGAATAAGTAATAAAGGCAAAATAATTTTACCCTTTGAACTATTAATAAAACTCGTTTTCATTTTGCTAAATTTTAAAATAGAAAATGTAGATATAATATAATCCTACGAGAATAAATATAATAGCTACTACTCTGCGGAACCATTTTTCAAATGTTTTGACTTTACTGTAAAAGCTACCAATACTTGAGATACTAAATGCCAAAAGATAGGCAACAATTATTACAGGCAATCCTGTTGCAATTGCAAAAACAAAAGGTAAATATAATCCTGATACGCTTGAAACTGTCATTGGAATTAACATTCCAAAATATAAAACACCACTATATGGACAGAAAGCTAAAGCAAACACAACTCCCAATAAAAATGCCGACCACCAATTATTTTTATTATTATTTTCGATTTTCTCCGAAAGCTTACTAAACCCGGGGAATTTAATTTTTATAAAATCAAACATCAATATTCCAACAATAATAAGTAATGGGCCAAGAAATTTTTCTCCGTTTGATTGGAATAGTTTTGCAACTTTAAAAGTACTTGCACCAAAATATAGAATTAAACCTATAGTTGTGTAACTAAAAGCCCTTCCTAAAGTGTACCATATTCCATTAAAGAAAATTCTTTTTTTATTTTCAATGTCTTTACTTATAAAACCAATTGCAGTAATGTTAGTAGCAAGCGGACAAGGACTAATAGCTGTCATTATCCCAAGAAGGAAAGCAGATAGAATAGGAATATTAGTATTGTCAATTAAATTCTGTAAAAATTCCATACATGATTATTTAATATACTCATTGATTTTATCTTTCAACCCATTAGTAAATATATCTTCTGTGTGAATTTTTGAAAAAGCAAAATTGGTCAAATCATCAATTTTTACTTCTGCTCCAAATTCTATTTTAGTAAGTGCTAATGTAGCTCCATAAGCCTGATATTTTTCGCAGATATATTTGTTTTCAGGGTATTCAACATTAAATGTTTTGAACACTATAATTTCACTGTCGAGTTCATTTTTATAGTTTTCGTATAATACTTTAGTTGTAACTGCTTCAATATTTCTGCATGTATTGCATCTGTCTGTTATATGAAAATAATAAACAAAAAGCTTTGTCTTTTTATTTATATTTTGGGTTTGCGCAAAAATTGTGAACGTTGTTGACAATATGAATAATGTTAATAATATTTTTCTCATGATTTGTTATTTTAGATATTCAGTAATTTTATTTTTTAATATTTCAATAAATTTTTCTTCTTTGTTTTTGGCGTATTTAAAGCCATCTCCGGTGAAGTCAGAGGTTGTTTCTTTGCCTTTAAAGACTCTGGTTACGAATAATGCTGATCCAAAAGCCTGATATTTTTCTGCAATTTTAGAATTTGCTTCATCGTCAACTGAAAGAATAGAAAGTTTTATAATCCCTTTTTGAACTTCAGTTTTAAAATATGCGTCAAGTGTTTTCTTTGTTGCATTTTCAATTGCAATACATGAAGCGCAACGATTTGTTACATGAAAGTTATAAATAAGTATTTTTGGTTTTTCCTCTTTTTTTATTGTTACCTCAGTATTTTCTTTATTTTCAATACTTGCAGAATCTGCAATTGGTAATGATTCAGTTAAGGTATCGGTTATTATTGATGTTATCGAATCGGATTGTGTGATGTTTTCTGAACTGTTAGAGTTTGAATTGCATGAAGTCAAACAAATGGCTACAATCGTTATTAAAGTAGCAAATTTTATTTTTTTAATAATTTTCATATTCTATATATTTTAAAATGTTTTTTATTTCGCGTAATAACGAAACATCTAAATAATTAAATTATTTCATAAAATTCTTTAAAAGAATTTTGGCAATTTCCCAATTAGCTTTATTTACACAGTATTTAATTTGAGGTGGTTCAATATTCCCTTGTATCAATCCTGCGTATTTTAACTCTTTTAAATGTTGAGAAAGTGTTGATCTGGCAATTGGAATATCGCCTATCATTTCTCCGCTTGTACAGCATGCATTTAAGCCAATAAGCTTTTCCATAATGTATACTCTGGCTGGGTGACTCAGTGCTTTTGCAATACGCGCTATTTGTTCTTGCTGTGCTGTAAATTTTGGTTTAGTTGCCATTACTTAAATACTTTTTTCAATAATTTCTTTTAATTCCTTTGAATTTGGTACCCGTCCGCTAACTACAACTTTTCCGTTAATAACTAGGCCAGGGGTTTTCATTATTCCGTATGACATTATTTTCTGAATGTCTTCTTCTTTAACAACAGTAGCATTTATATTCATTTCGGCTAAAGTGTTAATAACTGTTTTTTCTAAGGTTTTACAATTAGCACAACCTGTGCCTAAAACTTTTATTTCCATTATTGATAAACTTTTATTTTTATATTTCGCAAATATACGAAATGATTTACAAAAAATTATTTTTAATTTTGAAATTAATTTTAATTAAACAGTTATTACAAAATCTTAATTATGAAAATTATAAATAGTGGAAAGCATCATTTGCTGTTGTTATGTTTATGTATAATTATTCCTTTTTGTATTAAAGCACAAGCTAAAGATGAAAAACAACAAATCCTTAATGTTGCAATTCTTATTTATGATGGGGTATATGTATTAGATTTTACAGGGCCATTAGAAGTATTTTACGATTCATATTCACAAGATGGTAAACATTTGTTTAATGTGTATACGGTTTCTGCAAAGGAAGAATTAAAAGCACATAGCGGATTAAAAATTACTCCAGATTATAGTATTAATAATTGTCCTAAACCAGATATTTTTATTGTTCCAGGAGGTGATTTGGGATTGTTAAAAGATCAGCCAAAACTTAAAGATTGGCTTGTTAATACAGCTAAAGAATCAAAAACATTAATTTCTGTTTGCACAGGTGCATTTATTTTAGCTGATGCTGGTTTGCTTGATAATCTTAATATAACAACGTGGCATGGAGCATTAGAGAATTTAAAGAAACTAGTTCCAACTGCGAATGTTATGAAAGGTGTTCGTTATACTGATAACGGTAAAGTGGTTACTACTGCTGGTGTTTCGGCAGGTATTGATGGTTCGCTGTTTGTAGTTTCAAAATACTTTGGCAAAGAGGTAGCTGATGAAACAGCAAAGTATATGGATTATGAATATTGGAAATAAAAAATTTATTTTCTCTTAACCATTGGGTGATTTAAACTTCCAACCTTATTTCTTATTACTTCATATTCTGCTAAACTTTCAAAAAGCTGGGTTAGGGTTTTAAACCCATAAGCACGTGGATCAAAACTTGGATTTATTTTTCTGATATTTAATCCTACTTGTGAGATATGTGTTTCGGAGCCTTCGCTAACCGACATGTCGTATGCTTTATTAACAAGTTTAATATCTACTTTAGGATTTTGAGGCTTTTTGGTTTTAGAATGACTTGAGGTTTTAAGAATAATTTCTGTAACAGTTGGTACAATATTTTCACTATATGTAAATATTTCGCATGATTGAACAAATGCATTAGGAGTTTTCTTTTCTCCAATACCCATAACAAAAATGCCTTCTTCTCTTATTCTTTTTGCTAATCCGGTATAGTCACTATCGCTTGAGACAATGCAAAAACCATCAACTATGTTGTCGTGTAAAATATCCATAGCATCTATAATAAGCGAGCTGTCTGTTGAGTTTTTTCCTGTAGTATATGAGAATTTCTGTATCGGAGTAAATGATAAATCATTCAATGATTCTTTCCAGCTACCCATTTGTGGTTTCGTCCAATCGCCATATATTCTGCGAATTGTTACTTTTCCATATTTTGAAACTTCTTCTAAAATTGGTTTTAATAATTTAGCTTGAGCATTATCTCCATCGACTAATATTGCAATTCTTGTAATAGTGTTTTCCATTGTGTTATTTTTGTAAAGTATAAAATTTATTCAGCGCTGGCTCCAATAAAAATGCTAGTTACTTTTTTGTTTTCAAATGTAAAAACTATGCCTCCGTATATTGTTCCTGCTACAATTTGAAACTCTGTAGTCTGAGATTTGTCTATCTCATTTGAATATTTATTTGTTACATCTGTGATATTGCTTCCTATTCCAATATTTCTTGAAGTTTTTGCATCACTTGGGGACTTT is a genomic window containing:
- a CDS encoding thioredoxin family protein, giving the protein MEIKVLGTGCANCKTLEKTVINTLAEMNINATVVKEEDIQKIMSYGIMKTPGLVINGKVVVSGRVPNSKELKEIIEKSI
- a CDS encoding permease, with the protein product MKTSFINSSKGKIILPLLLIPIWYTIYHYLQPFTDWLVFSVFGMTKGDHLAETIWFFIFEFPKVLLLLTLIIFFVGIIRTFFTPERTRKALEGKKTFTGNVMASLLGIVTPFCSCSAIPLFLGFVETGVPLGVTFSFLIAAPMINEVAVVLLYGMFGWKVALIYIGTGLFIAIFAGWVIGKLKLEKWIEPWVFETKIGQNNLEEKLNFSDRIKFGYDAVKEIVGKVWLYVALGIVVGAGAHGYVPAEFMASLMGKDVWYAVPLSVLIGIPLYSNAAGIIPIVSVLIEKGASLGTALAFMMSVIALSLPEMIILKKVLKLPLIFTFIGIVGVGIMIVGYLFNYIF
- a CDS encoding sulfite exporter TauE/SafE family protein; amino-acid sequence: MEFLQNLIDNTNIPILSAFLLGIMTAISPCPLATNITAIGFISKDIENKKRIFFNGIWYTLGRAFSYTTIGLILYFGASTFKVAKLFQSNGEKFLGPLLIIVGILMFDFIKIKFPGFSKLSEKIENNNKNNWWSAFLLGVVFALAFCPYSGVLYFGMLIPMTVSSVSGLYLPFVFAIATGLPVIIVAYLLAFSISSIGSFYSKVKTFEKWFRRVVAIIFILVGLYYIYIFYFKI
- a CDS encoding helix-turn-helix transcriptional regulator, whose amino-acid sequence is MATKPKFTAQQEQIARIAKALSHPARVYIMEKLIGLNACCTSGEMIGDIPIARSTLSQHLKELKYAGLIQGNIEPPQIKYCVNKANWEIAKILLKNFMK
- a CDS encoding NYN domain-containing protein, with the protein product MENTITRIAILVDGDNAQAKLLKPILEEVSKYGKVTIRRIYGDWTKPQMGSWKESLNDLSFTPIQKFSYTTGKNSTDSSLIIDAMDILHDNIVDGFCIVSSDSDYTGLAKRIREEGIFVMGIGEKKTPNAFVQSCEIFTYSENIVPTVTEIILKTSSHSKTKKPQNPKVDIKLVNKAYDMSVSEGSETHISQVGLNIRKINPSFDPRAYGFKTLTQLFESLAEYEVIRNKVGSLNHPMVKRK
- a CDS encoding DJ-1/PfpI family protein, coding for MLNVAILIYDGVYVLDFTGPLEVFYDSYSQDGKHLFNVYTVSAKEELKAHSGLKITPDYSINNCPKPDIFIVPGGDLGLLKDQPKLKDWLVNTAKESKTLISVCTGAFILADAGLLDNLNITTWHGALENLKKLVPTANVMKGVRYTDNGKVVTTAGVSAGIDGSLFVVSKYFGKEVADETAKYMDYEYWK